A region from the Halomarina litorea genome encodes:
- a CDS encoding adenosylcobinamide amidohydrolase, translated as MTNVETAVRDGVLRVRRPHTRWLSSGWRGGFSEGETAYNVAVPEGWTDTDLDGYIRARRDRAGFAESGPTLLTGVEMRHARGARCGPVAAVATAGVSNPAELPMDPDGSADGGDESSRPGTVNVLLWTGRALTDGALASLLALAAEAKAATLLARVGVPGTTSDAAVVGCERTGPPEAFAGSATEVGACARACVREAVGASLDARYPEGQWPEGVEDAEYGVATTRRASLFEV; from the coding sequence ATGACGAACGTGGAGACGGCGGTCCGCGACGGCGTTCTCCGGGTCCGGCGGCCCCACACGCGGTGGCTCTCCTCGGGGTGGCGCGGCGGCTTCTCGGAGGGTGAGACGGCGTACAACGTCGCCGTCCCGGAGGGGTGGACCGACACCGACCTCGACGGGTACATCAGAGCGCGCCGGGACCGGGCCGGGTTCGCAGAATCGGGGCCGACGCTCCTCACGGGCGTCGAGATGCGTCACGCCCGCGGCGCGCGCTGTGGCCCGGTGGCGGCGGTGGCCACGGCGGGCGTCTCGAACCCCGCGGAACTCCCGATGGACCCGGACGGGTCGGCGGACGGGGGCGACGAGTCGTCCCGACCGGGGACCGTCAACGTCCTCCTGTGGACGGGACGGGCGCTCACGGACGGGGCGCTCGCGTCCCTCCTCGCCCTCGCCGCGGAGGCGAAGGCGGCGACGCTCCTCGCGCGGGTGGGGGTGCCGGGGACGACCAGCGATGCCGCCGTCGTCGGGTGTGAGCGGACCGGCCCGCCCGAGGCGTTCGCCGGGAGCGCGACCGAAGTCGGGGCCTGCGCGCGGGCCTGCGTCCGCGAGGCGGTCGGCGCGAGTCTCGATGCGCGCTACCCGGAGGGCCAGTGGCCCGAGGGCGTCGAGGACGCAGAGTACGGTGTGGCGACGACGCGGCGGGCGTCGCTGTTCGAGGTGTAG
- the thsA gene encoding thermosome subunit alpha encodes MSYTYGQPVYILSEGSRRTRGRDAQWMFIRAGKAVSEAVRTTLGPKGMDKMLVDPSGTVVITNDGVTILEEMDIEHPAAQMIVEVASTQEEETGDGTTTAVIIAGELLAKAEDLLDDDIHPTVIANGYRFAAAEARSVLEALAMQVDADDEDTLRKIAMTAMTGKGAEASKDLLAGLVVSAVQAVADEDGIDLDDVVIETAVGGSVADSRLVEGVVVDKERAHESMPTRVEDASVLLLETPIEVRGLEADAELSITTPAQLEEFIAREEGELRGVVDSIVESGANVVFCQQGIDDLARHFLARKGVLALRRVKKSDMHALARATGAKSVGDLSDIESAHLGHAGLVEERRIGDDTLLFVEECENPKSVSILLRGGTDHVVTEVERALTDALGVVRVTMQEGTVVPGGSAPEIELARAIRDFADGVSGREQLAVEAFADALDVVPRTLAENAGLDPIDTLIELRARHDRGETSAGLDAYTGEVGDMEDLHVVEPLRVKLQAIESATEAVELLLRIDDVVAARLNNSGGDDFGEMDF; translated from the coding sequence ATGTCCTACACCTACGGTCAGCCAGTGTACATCCTGAGCGAGGGAAGCCGCCGGACCCGCGGGCGCGACGCCCAGTGGATGTTCATCCGGGCGGGCAAGGCCGTCTCGGAGGCCGTCCGAACGACGCTCGGCCCCAAGGGGATGGACAAGATGCTCGTCGACCCCTCCGGCACCGTCGTCATCACGAACGACGGCGTGACCATCTTGGAGGAGATGGACATCGAACACCCCGCCGCCCAGATGATCGTCGAGGTCGCCTCCACGCAGGAGGAGGAGACGGGCGACGGCACGACGACGGCGGTCATCATCGCCGGCGAACTCCTCGCGAAGGCCGAGGACCTGCTGGACGACGACATCCACCCGACGGTCATCGCCAACGGCTACCGCTTCGCGGCCGCCGAGGCGCGTAGCGTCCTCGAAGCCCTCGCGATGCAGGTCGACGCGGACGACGAGGACACCCTCCGGAAGATCGCCATGACCGCGATGACCGGCAAGGGAGCCGAGGCCAGCAAGGACCTCCTGGCAGGCCTCGTCGTCAGCGCCGTGCAGGCCGTCGCCGACGAGGACGGCATCGACCTCGACGACGTCGTCATCGAGACGGCAGTCGGCGGGAGCGTCGCCGACTCGCGCCTCGTCGAGGGCGTCGTCGTCGACAAGGAACGCGCCCACGAGAGCATGCCCACCCGCGTCGAGGACGCCTCGGTCCTCCTGCTGGAGACCCCCATCGAGGTCCGCGGTCTGGAAGCCGACGCCGAACTCTCCATCACGACGCCCGCCCAGTTGGAGGAGTTCATCGCCCGCGAGGAGGGCGAACTGCGCGGCGTGGTCGACAGCATCGTCGAGTCGGGTGCGAACGTCGTCTTCTGCCAGCAGGGCATCGACGACCTCGCGCGCCACTTCCTCGCCCGGAAGGGCGTCCTCGCGCTCCGGCGCGTCAAGAAGAGCGACATGCACGCCCTCGCCCGGGCGACCGGCGCGAAGTCCGTCGGTGACCTCTCGGACATCGAGTCCGCACACCTCGGACACGCGGGCCTCGTCGAGGAACGCCGTATCGGCGACGACACCCTGCTGTTCGTCGAGGAGTGCGAGAACCCCAAGAGCGTCTCCATCCTCTTGCGCGGCGGCACCGACCACGTCGTCACCGAGGTCGAACGCGCACTCACCGACGCCCTCGGCGTCGTTCGCGTGACGATGCAGGAAGGCACCGTCGTCCCCGGCGGGAGCGCGCCCGAAATCGAACTCGCCCGCGCCATCCGCGACTTCGCCGACGGCGTGAGCGGCCGCGAGCAACTCGCCGTCGAGGCGTTCGCCGACGCCCTCGACGTGGTTCCCCGCACCCTCGCGGAGAACGCGGGCCTCGACCCCATCGACACGCTGATCGAACTCCGCGCCCGCCACGACCGGGGCGAGACGAGCGCGGGCCTCGACGCCTACACCGGCGAGGTCGGTGACATGGAGGACCTCCACGTGGTCGAACCCCTGCGCGTGAAGCTACAGGCCATCGAGAGCGCGACGGAGGCCGTCGAACTCCTCCTGCGCATCGACGACGTGGTCGCCGCTCGCCTGAACAACAGCGGCGGCGACGACTTCGGCGAAATGGACTTCTAA
- a CDS encoding DUF7839 domain-containing protein, giving the protein MTDGLGERDVSVLRSKRDASRYQILVAIAARQPAVSQQEIADAVGVTAQAVSDYIGELVEAGHVEKHGRGRYEVTKEGVDWLISCTEDLQGYTEFVAQEVIGQVEVETAIATGSVREGDRVTLTMRDGTLHAGPGESGGATAIAITDAEEGQDVGVTDFTGLLDYETGHATVLVFPDVRSGGSRALDSDRVAGLAADHDVVAAAGTEALAAARAAGVEPNVRFGTVVAVQEAAARGLSVLLLVTTRELSTHTDRLREHNIGYELVDER; this is encoded by the coding sequence ATGACCGACGGCCTCGGCGAACGCGACGTCTCCGTCCTGCGGAGCAAGCGCGACGCCTCGCGCTACCAGATTCTCGTCGCCATCGCCGCCCGTCAACCGGCCGTGAGCCAGCAGGAGATAGCGGACGCCGTGGGCGTCACCGCGCAGGCCGTCAGCGACTACATCGGCGAACTGGTCGAGGCGGGCCACGTCGAGAAACACGGGCGAGGGCGCTACGAGGTGACCAAGGAGGGCGTCGACTGGCTCATCTCCTGTACGGAGGACCTGCAGGGCTACACCGAGTTCGTCGCACAGGAGGTCATCGGGCAGGTGGAGGTGGAGACGGCCATCGCCACCGGTTCCGTCCGCGAGGGCGACCGCGTGACGCTCACCATGCGCGACGGCACCCTCCACGCCGGTCCGGGCGAATCGGGGGGTGCGACGGCCATCGCCATCACGGACGCCGAGGAGGGACAGGACGTGGGCGTGACGGACTTCACCGGCCTCCTCGATTACGAGACGGGCCACGCGACGGTCCTCGTCTTCCCCGACGTGCGCAGCGGCGGGAGTCGGGCGCTTGACTCCGACCGGGTGGCCGGCCTCGCCGCGGACCACGATGTCGTGGCCGCCGCCGGGACGGAGGCCCTCGCGGCGGCACGGGCCGCCGGCGTCGAACCGAACGTGCGCTTCGGAACCGTCGTGGCGGTTCAGGAGGCCGCCGCGCGGGGCCTGTCGGTCCTCCTGCTGGTGACGACGCGTGAGCTCTCGACGCACACCGACAGGCTCCGCGAGCACAACATCGGGTACGAACTGGTCGACGAGCGATAG
- a CDS encoding cobyrinic acid a,c-diamide synthase, which yields MDGIVLAGTASGVGKTVATLAVCRAFERAGRTVATAKAGPDFIDPSHHAAVTGRPSRTLDPWLSGDDGMLGNYWRGAGDVCLVEGMMGLYDGDVSTARVAATLDLPVVLVVDANTGMESVAATALGFREYAARTPSEVDVVGVVANRAHGGRHEAGIREALPDGLQYFGRIPPREDLSIPERHLGLHWGGESPVPADALDAAAEHVDVAGLREVARPPPRPGPDVAPPPSSGPTRKRVAVARDDAFRFVYPATLERLRERATVVPFAPADGDDLPDCDGVYLPGGYPENHAAALSGGPALDTLADRAADGLPVLGECGGLMALAESLAVAGETHEMAGVLPADVEMTDRPQALDHVELRARSGALTTRSGGTVRGHEFHYSRAAVAGDARFAFDVVRGHGVDGEHDGLTEHRTLGTYAHVHADSGAFDRFVDSL from the coding sequence ATGGACGGCATCGTACTCGCGGGGACCGCCTCCGGCGTCGGCAAGACCGTCGCCACCCTCGCGGTCTGTCGGGCGTTCGAGCGGGCGGGCCGTACCGTCGCGACGGCGAAGGCCGGCCCGGACTTCATCGATCCGAGCCACCACGCCGCCGTCACCGGCCGGCCGAGTCGGACGCTCGACCCGTGGCTCTCGGGCGACGACGGGATGCTCGGGAACTACTGGCGGGGGGCGGGCGACGTCTGCCTCGTCGAGGGGATGATGGGGCTGTACGACGGGGACGTCTCGACGGCCCGCGTCGCCGCCACCCTCGACCTGCCCGTCGTCCTCGTCGTGGACGCGAACACGGGCATGGAGAGCGTCGCGGCGACGGCACTCGGGTTCCGGGAGTACGCCGCCCGGACGCCGTCCGAGGTGGACGTCGTCGGCGTCGTCGCGAACCGCGCCCACGGCGGCCGTCACGAGGCGGGCATCCGGGAGGCGCTCCCCGACGGACTCCAGTACTTCGGCCGAATCCCTCCGCGAGAGGACCTCTCGATACCGGAGCGCCACCTCGGCCTGCACTGGGGCGGGGAGTCCCCGGTTCCGGCCGACGCACTCGACGCGGCCGCCGAACACGTCGACGTCGCCGGACTCCGTGAGGTGGCCCGCCCCCCGCCGCGTCCCGGCCCCGACGTCGCCCCGCCCCCATCGTCGGGACCGACCAGAAAGCGGGTCGCCGTCGCTCGCGACGACGCCTTCCGGTTCGTCTACCCCGCGACTCTGGAGCGACTCCGCGAGCGTGCGACGGTCGTCCCGTTCGCGCCGGCGGACGGGGACGACCTCCCCGACTGCGACGGGGTCTACCTCCCCGGCGGCTACCCCGAGAACCACGCGGCGGCGCTCTCGGGGGGTCCGGCACTCGACACGCTGGCCGACCGGGCGGCCGACGGCCTGCCCGTCCTCGGGGAGTGCGGGGGGCTGATGGCTCTCGCCGAGTCGCTCGCCGTCGCGGGCGAGACCCACGAGATGGCCGGTGTCCTCCCCGCGGACGTCGAGATGACCGACCGGCCGCAGGCGCTCGACCACGTCGAACTCCGGGCCCGGTCGGGGGCGCTCACGACCCGTTCCGGGGGGACGGTCCGCGGTCACGAGTTCCACTACTCGCGGGCCGCGGTAGCCGGCGACGCTCGGTTCGCGTTCGACGTGGTCCGGGGTCACGGCGTCGACGGCGAACACGACGGTCTCACGGAACACCGGACGCTCGGCACGTACGCGCACGTCCACGCCGACAGCGGCGCGTTCGACCGGTTCGTCGACTCGCTCTGA
- a CDS encoding peroxiredoxin family protein, protein MSLEGEQAPDFTLEHTGGDEITLSDTLEDGPTVVLVNRGHWCSFCAEQLQTFSEVEYDLWFNDNVDILPVVTDPIGPVTGMRDRYDLNFQLLADPDGEVAEQYSGTEETSHGLTGIAAVYVIDEDGTVQYEQVADHPADRTHGNWVRYFIRNDFEDPFSG, encoded by the coding sequence ATGTCACTCGAAGGTGAGCAGGCGCCCGACTTCACGCTCGAACACACCGGCGGCGACGAGATCACGCTCTCGGACACCCTCGAAGACGGCCCGACGGTCGTCCTCGTCAACCGCGGCCACTGGTGTTCGTTCTGCGCCGAACAGCTCCAGACCTTCAGCGAGGTGGAGTACGACCTCTGGTTCAACGACAACGTCGACATCCTACCCGTCGTCACGGACCCCATCGGGCCGGTCACGGGGATGCGCGACCGCTACGACCTGAACTTCCAGTTGCTCGCCGACCCGGACGGCGAGGTCGCAGAACAGTACAGCGGGACCGAGGAGACCAGCCACGGCCTGACGGGCATCGCCGCGGTGTACGTCATCGACGAGGACGGCACGGTCCAGTACGAACAGGTCGCGGACCACCCCGCCGACCGCACGCACGGCAACTGGGTCCGCTACTTCATCCGCAACGATTTCGAGGACCCCTTCTCGGGCTGA
- a CDS encoding helix-turn-helix domain-containing protein: MVDSMGEMLRQDMECEGLLECFHGLKELDRECFRVLVEAEGPLTVDEVAEVVDRERSTAYRALQRLKQAGFVQKEQVNYEQGGYYHVFRPTEPDAVADEMQRMLNDWYAMIGQLIGEFREKYDEETPTTQATAEN, encoded by the coding sequence ATGGTAGACTCGATGGGCGAGATGCTCCGGCAGGACATGGAGTGCGAGGGCCTCCTGGAGTGTTTCCACGGGCTGAAGGAACTCGACCGGGAGTGTTTCCGCGTGCTGGTCGAGGCGGAGGGACCCCTCACGGTGGACGAGGTGGCCGAGGTCGTCGACCGGGAGCGCTCGACGGCGTACCGCGCGCTCCAGCGTCTCAAACAGGCCGGCTTCGTCCAGAAGGAGCAGGTCAACTACGAGCAGGGCGGCTACTACCACGTCTTCCGGCCGACCGAACCGGACGCCGTGGCCGACGAGATGCAGCGAATGCTCAACGACTGGTACGCCATGATAGGTCAACTCATCGGCGAGTTCCGCGAGAAGTACGACGAGGAGACGCCGACGACGCAGGCGACCGCCGAGAACTGA
- a CDS encoding DUF6691 family protein, translating to MVVGGLLFGFGLAASRMARPEIVLDFLQLEDLGLLFVMGGASAVAGLGFFLGPRLFDGAPLTGKAYERRLKSMDRDVLVGGVVFGVGWGISGICPGAAYASLGIGNVAILWAIAGMFVGAYAQGYWRAHRSATGPEGQGAD from the coding sequence ATCGTCGTCGGCGGGTTGCTGTTCGGGTTCGGTCTCGCGGCCAGTCGGATGGCCCGCCCGGAGATCGTCCTCGACTTCCTCCAGCTAGAGGACCTCGGCCTCCTGTTCGTCATGGGCGGGGCGTCCGCCGTCGCTGGACTGGGCTTCTTCCTCGGTCCGCGCCTGTTCGACGGCGCCCCGCTGACCGGGAAGGCCTACGAGCGACGGCTGAAGTCGATGGACCGCGACGTCCTCGTCGGGGGCGTCGTCTTCGGCGTCGGCTGGGGAATCTCGGGTATCTGTCCCGGTGCGGCCTACGCCAGCCTCGGCATCGGCAACGTCGCCATCCTCTGGGCCATCGCCGGGATGTTCGTCGGCGCGTACGCACAGGGGTACTGGCGCGCGCATCGGAGCGCGACGGGTCCAGAGGGACAGGGTGCGGACTGA
- a CDS encoding YeeE/YedE family protein, which produces MVGLQLVAADLFPRGVLPYLLGGLFIGLGVAVIYVGTGISAGASTFLESTLSYASSVPRFQRYRASRDWRVLFTLSIVAGAAMYSLAFGEFGWTTDVQPWRLLAGGVLVGVGTRVGKGCTSGHGVCGVGSASRTSIVNVATFLAVAIGVAQLVAALGVSP; this is translated from the coding sequence ATGGTCGGACTCCAACTCGTCGCCGCGGACCTCTTCCCGCGCGGGGTCCTCCCGTACCTGCTCGGCGGCCTGTTCATCGGTCTCGGCGTCGCCGTCATCTACGTCGGGACGGGCATCTCGGCGGGCGCGAGTACGTTCCTCGAATCGACGCTGTCGTACGCCTCGTCGGTGCCCCGCTTCCAGCGCTACCGCGCCTCGCGAGACTGGCGCGTGCTGTTCACCCTGAGCATCGTCGCGGGAGCGGCGATGTACTCGCTGGCGTTCGGCGAGTTCGGGTGGACCACCGACGTCCAGCCGTGGCGACTGCTCGCCGGCGGCGTCCTCGTCGGCGTCGGGACGCGCGTCGGGAAGGGGTGTACCTCCGGCCACGGCGTCTGCGGCGTCGGGTCGGCCTCGCGGACGTCCATCGTGAACGTCGCGACGTTCCTCGCCGTCGCCATCGGCGTGGCGCAACTGGTCGCCGCACTGGGGGTGTCGCCGTGA
- a CDS encoding MBL fold metallo-hydrolase translates to MSEQSFPDPGVPVDSMDAETLKGRIDDAQDVTVLDVRAESEYETWHVDGERVTDANVPYFEFLEGATDELLERVPEAPDGEPIVVVCAKGQSSEFVAGLLKQEGIDAVNLADGMNGWARLYEAAELDADTDATVLQYRRPSSGCLAYLVVSDGEAAVVDPLRAFADRYVEDAREYGAELRYAADTHVHADHVSGARELAERGVELVFPAPAAARGVEFDTEYRAVEDGDSLTVGSVEIDVLHTPGHTSGMTSYLVDDAVLLTGDTLFTESVARPDLEEGDEGAPEAAARLHETLQERILTLPEDVLVAPAHFGDAATPREDGTYAAHLGDLDASMSVLSMDRDEFVEFVRSDMPPRPANYETIIATNLGREEVGDNRAFELELGPNNCAASSDAMTSD, encoded by the coding sequence ATGAGTGAGCAATCGTTTCCCGACCCCGGCGTCCCCGTCGACTCGATGGACGCCGAGACGCTCAAAGGGCGTATCGACGACGCGCAGGACGTGACCGTCCTCGACGTGCGCGCCGAGAGCGAGTACGAGACGTGGCACGTCGACGGCGAGCGCGTCACGGACGCGAACGTCCCGTACTTCGAGTTCCTGGAGGGTGCGACCGACGAACTCCTCGAACGGGTCCCAGAGGCCCCCGACGGCGAACCCATCGTGGTCGTCTGCGCGAAGGGGCAGTCGAGCGAGTTCGTCGCCGGCCTCCTGAAACAGGAGGGCATCGACGCGGTGAACCTCGCCGACGGGATGAACGGGTGGGCGCGCCTCTACGAGGCGGCAGAACTCGACGCCGACACGGACGCGACAGTGCTCCAGTACCGCCGCCCGTCCAGCGGGTGTCTGGCCTACCTCGTCGTCAGCGACGGCGAGGCGGCCGTCGTCGACCCGCTTCGCGCGTTCGCCGACCGCTACGTCGAAGACGCACGGGAGTACGGCGCCGAACTGCGCTACGCGGCCGACACCCACGTCCACGCCGACCACGTCTCCGGCGCCCGCGAACTCGCCGAACGGGGGGTCGAACTCGTCTTCCCCGCACCGGCCGCCGCCCGCGGTGTCGAGTTCGACACCGAATACCGGGCCGTCGAGGACGGCGATTCGCTGACCGTGGGGAGCGTCGAAATCGACGTGCTCCACACCCCCGGCCACACCTCCGGGATGACGAGCTATCTCGTGGACGACGCGGTCCTCCTCACGGGGGACACCCTGTTCACCGAGAGCGTCGCCCGGCCCGACCTGGAGGAGGGCGACGAGGGCGCACCCGAGGCGGCCGCGCGCCTCCACGAGACGCTCCAGGAGCGCATCCTCACGCTCCCCGAGGACGTCCTCGTCGCCCCGGCGCACTTCGGCGACGCGGCGACGCCCCGCGAGGACGGCACCTACGCCGCCCACCTCGGTGACCTCGACGCCTCGATGTCGGTCCTCTCGATGGACCGCGACGAGTTCGTCGAGTTCGTCCGCTCGGACATGCCGCCGCGCCCGGCCAACTACGAGACCATCATCGCGACGAACCTCGGCCGGGAGGAGGTGGGCGACAACCGGGCGTTCGAACTCGAACTCGGGCCGAACAACTGCGCCGCGAGTTCGGACGCGATGACGAGCGACTGA